The Nocardia sp. NBC_00508 nucleotide sequence TTGATGCCTTCAGCAGTTAATTGTCACGACAATTCGTTTGGTTCCGATTCGTGCGCAGATTCTCGGAATGTGGAACTCGTGCCGGCTCGCTTCTGCGGCGGCCGAGATTCGACTTCGAGACGTTGCTGCAATTCGCTGTGAAATTCGCTCATCGAAATTGATCTTTACGGTGGTCTCGTTCGGGAATTATGTACCGCATATTCACTACGTTTATCGCGCTACGCGCATGCGGTCGCCTGCGACCAGCCGCGTCCGGCAGCGTGCATGGGGACGGAAAACCTTGCTGTGCAGGGGGACTGGCGGCTGGGGAACCAGCGGCGCCTACCCTGGAAACGCGCGCGAGTGCGGAGCTTCCCTGCTGTTCGGCATGTCGGCGCGATTGTTCATTTTCGAGTGCGGCGCCATCGATCGCCGGAGTTGTCGGCGTCATCGCCGTGCATATCGATAGGGCTCTCCGCTTGCGATGCGGCGAATGGTCGAGGATTGCGGACGTCGCAGATGCGCCGAATATTTGCCGGGTGACGATGGCGTCGGCATCGCGCGGTGTCGCAGACACGGTGGTGCGTGCGCGGTTTCTTCTTCGCCGATATGGGATCGGTATCGACGAGCACTCTCGTGACATCAGGAATCTGCGAGCGGACTCGGCCGTACGGTAGAGTTCCCGAGCGTGAAAGTGGGCGCAGGAAAACGCGCAGCGTGGCGTACGTTGTTGCCGACCATGGCGGTGCTGGCGCTGATCAGCAGCTGTGCGGCGAACCCGCCGCCGCCCATCGAAAGCACCGACAGTCCGAAGACCACGCCGGTCAAGCCCGCGGAGACCAGTGTCGTCGTCGCCTTGGACACCATCGGAACGGCCTTCAATCCGCATCTGCGCTCCGACCAGTCCGCCGCCACCTCGGCTATCGCCTCGCTGGTGATGCCCAGCCCGTTCCGGCCGGTGCCGAGCCCGACCACGCCGGGAGCGACGGCGTGGGTGCCGGACTCGTCGTTGCTGATCTCCGCCGACGTGACCGCGGAGGAGCCGTTCACGATCACCTATAAGTTGCGCAACGAAGCGTCCTGGTCGGATGGTGCGCCTATCGCGGCCGAGGACTTCCGCTACCTGTGGCAGGAGATGATCTCCGAACCCGGCGTCGTCGATCCGGCCGGATACCGGTTGATCTCGGATGTGAACTCGTCGGCGGGTGGCAAGACGGTCACCGTGGTGATGTCCCAGCCCTATCCCGGCTGGCGCGAGTTGTTCACGGATCTATTGCCCTCGCATCTGCTGAAAGACGCTCCCGGCGGGTTCGCCCGAGGGATGAACGGCCAGGTCAACGGCGTCCGGGTGTCCGGAGGCCCGTTCGGGATCCGCTCGGCGGACCCGGGACGCGACGAGCTGCTGTTGGAACGTAACGACCGTTTCTGGGGGACACCGGCCATGCCCGGCCAGATCCTGCTGCGCCGCGGCGGCACGACCGCGCAGCTGGCGGGCTCGCTGCGCACCGGCGATGTGCAGATGGCGCTGGTCCACGGCGGCGTGGCGACCCAGGCGCAGCTGGGTGCGATTCCGTCGGTGCGGACGGCGATCATGCCGCAGTCACGCGTGCTGCACCTGGTGCTCAACGGGCGCAAGGGGGAGCTGAGCGACCCGCGGGTCCGCTCGGGCGTACTGGCGCTGCTCGACCCCAACCTGCTTGCGACGGTCGGCGCGCAGACCGGCAATTGGGTGGAACCCGCTCGTGCGCAGGTGCTCGCCCCGTCCGATCCCGGTTATGCCCCGACCGCGCCGCCTCGGCCGTCCGCGGACGAGGCGTTCGCGCTGCTCGCCGCGGCGGGGTACGGCCGGGCGCCGGAGCCGCCGCCGGCTACCTCGCCGACCTCGCCCGCACCGCAGCCGCGCACCATCGGCAAGGACGGGAAGCCGCTGACCGTGCGCATCGGCGCGGTCGACAAGGACGCCACCGCACTCGCGGTGGCCAATACCGCCGCCGACCAATTGCGCAGCGCGGGCATCGACGCGACGGTGCGCAGCGTCGCCGCCGACGAGCTGTACGGCACGGAATTGATCGAGGGCACCGTCGACGCAATCGTCGGCTGGGAGGTGGCCGGTTCGGACCCGGCGACCGTGCTGGCGTCCCGCTACGGCTGCCCGCCGCCCGCGGTGCCGGGGATCACAGGCCCCGCGCAGGCCATCGCCGAGGCGGCGCAGCGCGCGCCGAGCAACCTGTCCGGCGTGTGTGATCCGAGCCTGCAACCTGCGATCGATGAAGCGCTGCGTGGCGGCGACGTGGGCCGGGTGATCGTCGAGGCCGAGCCCAAACTGTGGGCCATGGCGACGGTGCTGCCGATCGTGCAGGACAACGCCGTCGCCGCGTCCGGGCCCCGGGTGGACGGCGCCTCGCTCAGCGGCGCCATCCAGGTCGGCATCTTCGGTGACGCGTCGCTGTGGCGCAGGATCCCGTGACCTCGGCCGCAACGGGCGGCCTGCTCCTGGTGCACGCCCATCCGGACGACGAATCCATCACCACCGGAGGGACGATCGCGTACTACCGCCGTCGCGGCGTGCCGGTCACCGTGGTCACCTGCACCCTCGGCGAGGAGGGTGAGGTGATCGGCGACGAATGGGCGCTGCTGGCGGCGGAGCATGCCGACCAGCTCGGCGGCTACCGCATCCTCGAACTGACCCGCGCGCTGGCCGCGCTGGGCGCGGGCCCGCCGCACATCCTCGGCGGTGCGGGGCGCTGGCGTGACTCCGGTATGGCGGGAACCCCTGCCGCGAACAAGCCGCGGGTGTTCGTGGGTTCCGGGGACGAGGCGGTGCACGCCCTCACCGATCTGGTGCTGCGGCTGCGGCCGCAAGTGGTGGTCGGCTACGACCCGAAGGGCGGCTACGGCCACCCCGACCACATCCGTGCGCACGAGATCACCACGGCCGCCGTGCACGCGGCGGCCGGCCAGGGTTGGGACACTCCGAAGTTCTATTGGACGGTCACCGACGCCGATATGCTGCGCCTGCACACCGCCGCGCTGGGCCGGCGCACGGTCGAGGGCTTGCCCGGCGCGCTGCCACCCGGTTGGCGGCTGCCCGCCGAAGGGGAGCTCGCGAGCGTGCCGAGTCACGCGGTAACCACCACGATCGACGTCTCCGATGTGCTGACGGCCAAGCGCGCCGCGCTGCGGGCGCACGCCACCCAGGTCACGGTCGCGCCGTCCGGTCGGGAATTCGCCCTGTCGAACAATGTTGCCCAACCGGTGCTGCCGGAAGAGCACTTCATCCTCGCTCGAGGTCAGCGCGGTCCGCTCGGGCCGGACGGGCGGGAGCACGATTTGTTCGCGGGCTTGGACTGACCGAATCCCGCAGACGTCGCGGGGATGATCCCCAGTATTTCCGGACATTTCGCATATAACGCCCTTGGTTTCCGCAAGCTATCCGAGCGGCTATTTCTCATTGCTGAAGGGTTGCCCGCGGGTGTTATTCGTGCGCCATGTACCGTTCCGGTGATTTCCGGGACAGCAACGTTCCTGGTCGTCGTGCTCACCGGCTTCGACTATCCGGTGGGGACCTGGACGGTCGCGACCATCGCCCTGATCATCCCCGCATTGGTCGTCGGCTGGCTCGCCGCACGCAAGCGGGTGCTTGCCATCGCGGCGCAGCGAGTGGGGGACACGGGCGCGTTCCCGGTTGTCGCGAACCTCCCGGTGGACGAAGGGAACTGATCGTGTGCGGGAGAACGCCGGAATAGACTCGCCAGTATGTACAACTGGGAGCTCCAGAACGCGATCGTGGCGTTCGTCGACAGCATGAAGCCGCACTGGCAGGGGCAACACGACCTGTATATGACGGTGCTGTACGCGTTTGCCGACATGCAGAGCCACCTGTTGACCCTCCTCGGCTACCCACCGGTTCCGTGACGACGACCGTCGACGGCCACGCTGCCGTGGCAACCAGTGCCGCTCGTCTCGCCATCGGCCGCGCGCTGGCCCCGGTGATCCTCGTTCTCCTGGTCTTGGACGCGCTGCTCACCTTGTCGCTCGAGGTGTTGTATCTGCCGACGTATCTCGGAACCATCGCGTTCCCGGTCGCCGCGGTCCTGGCCGGTGTGGTGAACGTGCTGCTCGTCGCGGGAGCACGGTCGGTCACCCAGCGCACCGCGGCCGTAGGGCTTCCGCTGGCCGCCTGGGCGTTCGGATTCCTGATCTGCGCGAGCCTCGGCCCGGGCGGCGACGTCCTGCTCGGCAGCGATGCGCGAACGGCGCTTCTGCTGTTCTGCGGACTGCTCCCGCCGCTGGCGTACATCTACTTCCAGATGAACGTCCGCGCGTTCCGCCCGCGCTGAATTCAGCGGACGAGAGTGGAGATCACGGGGAAAACGGTTCGGCAATCGGTCGGCGACGCCGGCCCGCGGGTCAGTGCACGCCGAGCCGCCCCGGGGTGACGGCCTCGATGAGCTCCCATGCCTCGTCGACCGGGATATCGACCACCGCGTAGCGCTTCTTGCCCGCCGCGGTTGCCGCGACCACCGTGGCGACACCGGCGCGGCGCTGGAAGAACGTCTGGCGCACGGTCCAGCCGATGACACCGGGCGCCTCCAGGCAGTCCCGGTCGCGGTCGAGTGAGCCGGAGCGGGTGATCAGCCAGGTCGGGCTGGTCGCCGTGCGAGACAGTACGGCGTGGCCGAGGCCGCGGTAACGGTCTTCCGCCAGTGCGAGCGCCACCGGAAGGGCGAGGCCGGGCGCCGACCACCACCACGGCGAAAAGCCCGCTCCGGCAAGGGCGAGGTAGGCCATCACGATGGCGAGGAAAGCGACCGGGATGAGTGCCCGTGTGTGCCTGCGGCGCCGGGCAGCAGGTCCGTGGGCGATCAGCGGCGCGCTGCCCGGTGCCGGACCGGCGTCCGATGATCCTGCGCCACTGGGGATTGCGCCCGGCGCGAGGAGAATAGCGTTGTCGCGCACCTCGTCCGGAGCGAGCAGATGGCTCAGGGTGTGCTCGACGGCGCCGCGCGGTGCCTGCGGAAGGATCTTCTGCCGCGGGTTCTCACCGGTCATGATCGCCTCGAGCTCGGCGCCACCCGCCAGGCGCAGCAGCAGCGGTTCCTTCACCGTGGCTCCGCGCAGGCGGGCCAGGTCGAGGGTGATCTGGCGCGTGGTGAACAGGCCGTGGCGCAGCTGCAAGGTCTTGCCGTCATCGCTGACGCGCAGCCCGAAATAGGTGGTCAGGTAGTGCGCGCACGCGGCGGCGCTGACCACGAGGACGATGGCGCCGAGCAGCGCGGCGCCGGCGAGCGCCAGCACCAGCGTGCCACCGTCTTCCACGTCGTGTACCGCGTCCGAGCGGAACACGATCTCACCGAGTCCGTACTGGAAGGCGACGCCGACGATGGGCGCGACGATCGCGAACCCGGTCAGCGACAGCGGCGCGTAGCGCACCCACGCCGGACGCCAGTGCCCGATCTCACGCGCCGGAGCTCGCGTCGTCGCGAAACCACCGGATGCGTTCTCCGGCGGTTCCTTTCGTTCCTCGACCTGGTCGACCTGGCCCGCCGTGTGCGCGAGCAACGCGGCGCGCAATGGCGGCACCACCCGTGCGTCCAAGGCGTCGAGTTTGAACTGCTCACCGGAATCGGCCTGCTGCCCGGTTCCGATCGCCAGCACCGCGAGCCCGAGTACCCGATGCAGCAGGTCCGCCTCGATGTCCACCGACCGGATGCGCGAGCGCGGCACCGACAGTTTCTTGCGCTGCACCAACCCGGTGCGCAGCTCGACATGCGTGGGCCCGACGCGGTACGTCGTGGTGAACCAGCGGGTGAGCGCGAACCCGACGATCAGCACCACCGGAATGACGCTCCACACATGGTTGCCGCTGCTGGTACCGAGGATCACCGAACCGATCAGCACCGGAATGAACTTCACCACCTCGGTGATCGGATGCACCAGCAGCATCCGCTTGTCGAGCCGCTGCCAGGGCTGTTCCATCTGCGCGGTGCCCGCCTCGCTCATGGCGCCCCCTTGCCGACGCTCACCCTCGGAACGAGCGGGTGCCAGACTGTGCCTGTTCGCTCGCTCATTGGGGCACCATCCCTTCTGCAGCCCGAACAGTTAGGGTTGTTGTCTCTCGGTTCCGGTGGGTGCATGGCCTTCGTCGCGTGCCATTTGATGGCCAGCATGAGTTCTGCCAGCCCCACCGGGCCGAGGGCCGCGGACCGGCGTCAGGGACATGCCCCGCAGAGGGCCGATCAATGAGCTTCCGGCGGCGGCCCTCGCTTCCGAGGAGGCAGTTCATCGACCTCGAGGGAGCACACCTGTGGCGTTCGCCGGCTGGGACTGGGGCAGCACCACTCACGACGTGACCGTGATCGACGATGCCGGTGGCAAGATCGAACGCTTCCCGGTGCCGCATACTGAAGACGGCATCGCTCGCGCGTTGGCACGGCTGGCCTGCTACGGCGGGCCCGGTGAGTTGCCGGTGGCAATCGAGACCACCCGCGGGCTGGTCGTGGACCGGCTGCTGACCGCCGGGCATCCGGTGATTCCGGTGCACCCCAACGCTTTTCATGCCGCTCGCCCCCGTTGGGGCGCCGCCCGCGCCAAGAACGATCCCGGCGATGGGTTCAAGCTGGCCGACTACGCCCGCACCGACGGCCACCGGCTGCCGGTACTGGCCCCGACCCTGCCGCAAACGCTCGAACTGCAGGCATTGACCCGTCAGCGCGGCGACCACCTGGGCATGCGCATCGCCGCGGTCAATCAACTCGCCGCGCTGCTGGACACGCACTGGCCCGGAGGCAGGACGATCTTCGCCAGCCTGCACTCGCCGATCGCGCTGGCGTTCCTGGACCGCTACCCGAGCCCGCAGGCCGCTGCTGGGCTCACCGCGGCCCGCCTCGAGGCGTTCTGCCGCCGCCACCACTACAGCGGCCGCCGTCCCGGCACCGAGCTGCTCGCCCGGCTGCGCGAGGCACCCACATCGGCCAGCAGGCTCGGCGAGCCGGTCATCGCGCAGCTGGTCCGCGCCCAGACCGGGCTCGTCCGCTCGATCCAAACCAGCATCGACGCACTCGACGCCGTGATCGCCGACGCTCTCGCCGCACACCCCTACGCCAGATTGCTGGCCGATCTGCCCCGCGTCGGCACACTGAACCTGGCCCAGATCATCGGCGAGGTCGGCCCAATCCTGGAGCGCGCCAACAGCTTCGATCAACTCGCCGCCGAAACCGGCATCGCCCCGGTCACCCGCTCCTCCGGCAAAATCCACACCGTCGCCTTCCGCCACGCCACCAACCAGCGAGCCAGACAAGCCTTGGTGACCTGGATCGACAACAGCCGCCGCGCCAGCGACTGGGCAGACCAGCGCTACACCGCCGCCCGCGCCCGCGGCCAACGACACCCCCACGCCATCCGCACCCTCGGCCGCGCCTGGCTGCGCATCATCTGGGCTTGCTGGCGCACCAAAACCTGCTACGACCCCACCAAAAAACAACCGACTCAACAACCGATCGCCGCATAGGGGTTGACTCAGGGAACTCATGCCTGCACCTCGCTGACGCTCGGCTCCGGCACGAGCGAGTGCTCGGCTGTGTCGATCGTTCACTCGCTGACGCTCGCTCATGTCGCGTCCCCGCGGTGCTGGGCGGCGATCCGGGTCAACCGCGTCACGGTCTCCTCGGCGACCGGGAGATCGAGGGCGCTGATCTGTACCGCTCCCGCCGACGACGCGGTGGTCACGGTGACCGTCGCCAGTCCGAGCAGGCGCTCCAGGGGGCCGCGCTCGGTGTCGACGGTCTGGACTCGCGAGATCGGCGCGACCCGGCTCTCCTGGGTGAGCCAGCCGACTCTGGTGTACACCGCCTCATCGGTCACCTCCCAGCGGTGCACCGCGTAGCGCCACCACGGCACGACGCCGACGTTCAGCGCGGCCAGCACCAGCGTGACCGAGAAGATTCCGAGTTGCCAGCCGCGGTGCGCGGAGTCGAGCGCCGCCCACACGATCAGCGCCGCGAGGGGAATCACCCACGCCAGCGTCGCCTGCACGGTCCACAGGAGCTTCGCCTTCGGGCTGGGGCGCCAGGCCGGGTCGGCCATGATCGTGCGCGACTGCGACATGCTGTCATGGTTGCACGATCGCGCACCCGCTGTCGCAGACCAGCGTCGGCGGACCGGGGCGGCAAGGCGACATCACGGTGCGCCGGGCAGCGCGCACCGGAGCCGCTCCGGAATAGCCTCGGGCACCGCGCAGTTGTCAACGCTCAACGGCGCCCCGCGTCCAGCGTGGGCGCCGTAGTGAGCGGAGCGTTCGCCCGCGCGGCTGGTCCGCTCCGCCTCACTGTCGAGCACTGGAGGGAGACAGTTCCGGATGTGTAGCGCATGATCGAGGGCGTGACCGACCTACCGAACCCGAGTGTCCCGTCCGCGCCGCCCACTCCATCGGCCATGCGCCGGGCGCTGCGCCGGGCACGCGACGGTGTCACGTTGAACGTGGACGAGGCCGCGGTGCTGTTGCACGCCACCGGCGACGATCTCGCCGACCTCTGTCGCAGTGCCGCGCGGGTGCGCGATGCCGGGCTGGCTTCGACCGGCCGTCCGAAGACGATCAGTTATTCCCGCAACGTCTTCATCCCGTTGACGCGCTTGTGCCGGGACAAGTGCCACTACTGCACCTTCGTCACCGTGCCGGGCAAGTTGCGCGCCGAGGGCAAGGGGATGTTCCTCGAACCCGACGAGGTGCTCGACATCGCACGCCGCGGCGCGGCGCTCGGGTGTAAGGAGGCGCTGTTCACGCTGGGTGATCGCCCCGAGGACCGCTGGCCGGAGGCGGCGCAGTGGCTGGACGAGCGCGGCTACGACTCCACGCTGGACTACCTGCGCGCCGTGTCGATCATGGTGCTGGAGGAGACCGGCCTGCTGCCGCACCTGAATCCGGGTGTGATGTCATGGGAGGAGATCGCCCGCCTCAAGCCGGTCGCGCAGTCCATGGGCATGATGCTCGAGACCACGGCGACCCGGCTGTTCACCGAGAAGGGCAACTGCCACTACGGCAGCCCGGACAAGGATCCCGTGGTGCGGCTGCGCGCCATCACCGACGCGGGCCGCCTGTCGGTGCCCTATACCACCGGCATCCTGGTCGGCATCGGCGAGACGGTGGCCGAGCGGGCCGAGTCGATCATGGCGATCCGCAAGCAGCACAAGGCTTTCGGACACATCCAGGAAGTCATCATCCAGAACTTCCGCGCCAAGGACGACACCGCGATGCGGGACGTGCCGGACGCGGGACTGGAGGAATTCCTCGCCACCATCGCCGTCACCCGCATCCTGCTCGGGCCCGACGTGCCGGTCCAGGCGCCGCCGAACCTGGTATCGCACGCGGAGTGCCGCGCGCTGATCGAGGCGGGCATCGACGACTGGGGCGGGGTATCGCCGGTGACGCCCGACCACGTGAACCCGGAGCGGCCGTGGCCGAACCTGGACACGCTGCGCGAGATCACCGAGGCGGCGGGCTATCAACTGGTGGAGCGGACCTCGGCGCATCCGAAGTATGTGCGGGCGGGCAATCCGTGGGTCGATCCGCGCATCGGCGCGCACGTCGCCGCGCTCACCGACCCTGCGACCGGGCTGGCGAATCCGGACGCGATACCGGTCGGCCTGCCCTGGCAGGAGCCCGACGAGTCCTGGGAATCGGCTGGACGCGTCGATCTCAATACCGCCATCGACACCGAGGGCCGCAACACCGAGCACCGCAGCGACGCCGGGCTCGGCCAAGACCTGGTCGGCGCGTTCGGCGACTGGGACACGATCCGCGAACAGGCGCGCGATCTCGCCGTCGGGACCTCGCGCCGGCTGGACTCGGACGTGCTGGCCGCGCTGCGCGCCGCGGAACGCGATCCGGCCGGGCTCAGCGACGCCGAGTATCTCGCGCTGGCCACGGCCGATGGCGCCGAACTCGACGCGGTCGCCGCGCTGGCCGATCAGTTGCGCCGCGACACGGTCGGCGACGACGTCACCTACGTGGTGAACCGGAACATCAACTTCACCAATATCTGCTACACCGGGTGCCGGTTCTGTGCCTTCGCCCAGCGCAAGGGCGATGCGGACGCGTTCACGCTGAGCATGGACGAGGTCGCCGACCGGGCTTGGGAGGCGCACGTCGACGGCGCCACCGAGGTGTGCATGCAGGGCGGCATCGACCCCGACCTGCCGGTCACCGGGTATGCGGACCTGGTGCGCGCGGTCAAACAGCGGGTGCCGTCGATGCACGTGCACGCGTTCAGCCCGATGGAGATCGTGAACGGCGCCTCGCGCGGCGGCCAGAGCATCCGGGACTGGCTGGTCGCGCTGAAGGAGGCCGGCCTGGACACAATTCCCGGCACGGCCGCGGAGATCTTGGACGACGAGGTGCGCTGGGTGCTCACCAAGGGCAAGTTGCCCACCTCGGCGTGGATCGAGGTGATCACCACGGCGCACCAGGTGGGCCTCCGCTCCAGTTCGACCATGATGTACGGCCACGTGGACAATCCGAAGCACTGGGTCGGGCACCTACGGGTACTGCGCGGAATCCAGGACGAGACCAGCGGCTTCACCGAGTTCGTGCTGCTGCCGTTCGTGCACCAGAGCGCGCCGCTGTACCTGGCGGGCGCCGCGCGTCCGGGGCCGACGAACCGGGACAACCGCGCCGCGCACGCGCTGGCCAGGATCATGCTGCATGGCCGGATCGCGAACATCCAGACCAGCTGGGTCAAGCTCGGCACCACCGGAACCCGGGTGATGCTCAACAGCGGCGCCAACGATCTGGGCGGTACGCTGATGGAAGAGACCATCTCCCGGATGGCCGGGTCGCAGCACGGCTCGGCGAAGACCGTCGCCGAGCTGGTCGAGATCGCCGCCGGCATCGGTCGACCGGCCAGGGAGCGGACCACGACCTACGGAGTGCCGAAGCGGACGATGTCGGCACTCCCCTTGACGGTCGGATAGCGCGAATCGGCAGCGTCCGAGGTGACGGCGTTGTGCGAAACGTCGTAAGGCGGTGGCCCGCCGTCCGCAACGGCGGGCCACCTCAGGATTCTCAGCGAAAACGAGTGATTTCGTGAGCACATGGGTAACTCGCCGGGTAGCCCAGAACTCGAGCAGCACCGAACGCAGGACCTGAACGCGGGTTCTGCGGCATCTACTGGTACCGCCTGAATACCCGGAGAGGCGGGACAACTTTCGCGTGCATAAGGCCACGAGTTAGGGCAGGCTGACCAGTAGTAACGTGGGGTGTCGGGATAGGGTTTCGCCGGGCGGACTATCCCGCAGGCGAGGACAGACTAGGAGAGCGGCAGTGCCGTACATCATCGCTGAACCGTGCGTTGACGTGAAGGACAAGGCATGCATCGAGGAATGCCCCGTGGACTGCATCTACGAGGGTGGTCGCATGCTGTACATCCATCCCGACGAGTGCGTGGACTGTGGTGCATGTGAACCGGTGTGCCCGGTGGAGGCGATCTTCTACGAAGACGACACCCCGGACCAGTGGAGCGGATACGTCAACGCCAACGTCGACTTCTTCGACGAGCTGGGTTCGCCCGGCGGCGCCACGAAGGTCGGCAAG carries:
- a CDS encoding ABC transporter family substrate-binding protein, yielding MAVLALISSCAANPPPPIESTDSPKTTPVKPAETSVVVALDTIGTAFNPHLRSDQSAATSAIASLVMPSPFRPVPSPTTPGATAWVPDSSLLISADVTAEEPFTITYKLRNEASWSDGAPIAAEDFRYLWQEMISEPGVVDPAGYRLISDVNSSAGGKTVTVVMSQPYPGWRELFTDLLPSHLLKDAPGGFARGMNGQVNGVRVSGGPFGIRSADPGRDELLLERNDRFWGTPAMPGQILLRRGGTTAQLAGSLRTGDVQMALVHGGVATQAQLGAIPSVRTAIMPQSRVLHLVLNGRKGELSDPRVRSGVLALLDPNLLATVGAQTGNWVEPARAQVLAPSDPGYAPTAPPRPSADEAFALLAAAGYGRAPEPPPATSPTSPAPQPRTIGKDGKPLTVRIGAVDKDATALAVANTAADQLRSAGIDATVRSVAADELYGTELIEGTVDAIVGWEVAGSDPATVLASRYGCPPPAVPGITGPAQAIAEAAQRAPSNLSGVCDPSLQPAIDEALRGGDVGRVIVEAEPKLWAMATVLPIVQDNAVAASGPRVDGASLSGAIQVGIFGDASLWRRIP
- a CDS encoding PH domain-containing protein codes for the protein MSEAGTAQMEQPWQRLDKRMLLVHPITEVVKFIPVLIGSVILGTSSGNHVWSVIPVVLIVGFALTRWFTTTYRVGPTHVELRTGLVQRKKLSVPRSRIRSVDIEADLLHRVLGLAVLAIGTGQQADSGEQFKLDALDARVVPPLRAALLAHTAGQVDQVEERKEPPENASGGFATTRAPAREIGHWRPAWVRYAPLSLTGFAIVAPIVGVAFQYGLGEIVFRSDAVHDVEDGGTLVLALAGAALLGAIVLVVSAAACAHYLTTYFGLRVSDDGKTLQLRHGLFTTRQITLDLARLRGATVKEPLLLRLAGGAELEAIMTGENPRQKILPQAPRGAVEHTLSHLLAPDEVRDNAILLAPGAIPSGAGSSDAGPAPGSAPLIAHGPAARRRRHTRALIPVAFLAIVMAYLALAGAGFSPWWWSAPGLALPVALALAEDRYRGLGHAVLSRTATSPTWLITRSGSLDRDRDCLEAPGVIGWTVRQTFFQRRAGVATVVAATAAGKKRYAVVDIPVDEAWELIEAVTPGRLGVH
- the mshB gene encoding N-acetyl-1-D-myo-inositol-2-amino-2-deoxy-alpha-D-glucopyranoside deacetylase produces the protein MAQDPVTSAATGGLLLVHAHPDDESITTGGTIAYYRRRGVPVTVVTCTLGEEGEVIGDEWALLAAEHADQLGGYRILELTRALAALGAGPPHILGGAGRWRDSGMAGTPAANKPRVFVGSGDEAVHALTDLVLRLRPQVVVGYDPKGGYGHPDHIRAHEITTAAVHAAAGQGWDTPKFYWTVTDADMLRLHTAALGRRTVEGLPGALPPGWRLPAEGELASVPSHAVTTTIDVSDVLTAKRAALRAHATQVTVAPSGREFALSNNVAQPVLPEEHFILARGQRGPLGPDGREHDLFAGLD
- a CDS encoding bifunctional FO biosynthesis protein CofGH gives rise to the protein MIEGVTDLPNPSVPSAPPTPSAMRRALRRARDGVTLNVDEAAVLLHATGDDLADLCRSAARVRDAGLASTGRPKTISYSRNVFIPLTRLCRDKCHYCTFVTVPGKLRAEGKGMFLEPDEVLDIARRGAALGCKEALFTLGDRPEDRWPEAAQWLDERGYDSTLDYLRAVSIMVLEETGLLPHLNPGVMSWEEIARLKPVAQSMGMMLETTATRLFTEKGNCHYGSPDKDPVVRLRAITDAGRLSVPYTTGILVGIGETVAERAESIMAIRKQHKAFGHIQEVIIQNFRAKDDTAMRDVPDAGLEEFLATIAVTRILLGPDVPVQAPPNLVSHAECRALIEAGIDDWGGVSPVTPDHVNPERPWPNLDTLREITEAAGYQLVERTSAHPKYVRAGNPWVDPRIGAHVAALTDPATGLANPDAIPVGLPWQEPDESWESAGRVDLNTAIDTEGRNTEHRSDAGLGQDLVGAFGDWDTIREQARDLAVGTSRRLDSDVLAALRAAERDPAGLSDAEYLALATADGAELDAVAALADQLRRDTVGDDVTYVVNRNINFTNICYTGCRFCAFAQRKGDADAFTLSMDEVADRAWEAHVDGATEVCMQGGIDPDLPVTGYADLVRAVKQRVPSMHVHAFSPMEIVNGASRGGQSIRDWLVALKEAGLDTIPGTAAEILDDEVRWVLTKGKLPTSAWIEVITTAHQVGLRSSSTMMYGHVDNPKHWVGHLRVLRGIQDETSGFTEFVLLPFVHQSAPLYLAGAARPGPTNRDNRAAHALARIMLHGRIANIQTSWVKLGTTGTRVMLNSGANDLGGTLMEETISRMAGSQHGSAKTVAELVEIAAGIGRPARERTTTYGVPKRTMSALPLTVG
- a CDS encoding PH domain-containing protein gives rise to the protein MSQSRTIMADPAWRPSPKAKLLWTVQATLAWVIPLAALIVWAALDSAHRGWQLGIFSVTLVLAALNVGVVPWWRYAVHRWEVTDEAVYTRVGWLTQESRVAPISRVQTVDTERGPLERLLGLATVTVTTASSAGAVQISALDLPVAEETVTRLTRIAAQHRGDAT
- the fdxA gene encoding ferredoxin; this encodes MPYIIAEPCVDVKDKACIEECPVDCIYEGGRMLYIHPDECVDCGACEPVCPVEAIFYEDDTPDQWSGYVNANVDFFDELGSPGGATKVGKVDYDPPFIKELPPMASE
- a CDS encoding IS110 family transposase, translating into MAFAGWDWGSTTHDVTVIDDAGGKIERFPVPHTEDGIARALARLACYGGPGELPVAIETTRGLVVDRLLTAGHPVIPVHPNAFHAARPRWGAARAKNDPGDGFKLADYARTDGHRLPVLAPTLPQTLELQALTRQRGDHLGMRIAAVNQLAALLDTHWPGGRTIFASLHSPIALAFLDRYPSPQAAAGLTAARLEAFCRRHHYSGRRPGTELLARLREAPTSASRLGEPVIAQLVRAQTGLVRSIQTSIDALDAVIADALAAHPYARLLADLPRVGTLNLAQIIGEVGPILERANSFDQLAAETGIAPVTRSSGKIHTVAFRHATNQRARQALVTWIDNSRRASDWADQRYTAARARGQRHPHAIRTLGRAWLRIIWACWRTKTCYDPTKKQPTQQPIAA